The Pyrococcus kukulkanii genome contains a region encoding:
- a CDS encoding Lrp/AsnC family transcriptional regulator has translation MRGVLDDVDKKIIEILQKDGKVPLREISKITGLAESTIHERIKRLRESGILKKFTAIVDPEALGYTMLAFILIKVKAGKYSEVASKLVKYPEIMEVYETTGDYDMVVKIRTRNSEELNNFLDMVGSIDGVEGTHTMIVLKIHKETTELPIK, from the coding sequence GTGAGAGGAGTACTTGACGATGTCGATAAGAAGATCATAGAAATTCTTCAAAAGGATGGAAAAGTTCCCCTTAGAGAAATATCAAAAATAACGGGATTAGCTGAGTCTACTATTCACGAGAGAATTAAAAGACTGAGGGAAAGTGGTATCCTCAAGAAATTTACGGCAATAGTAGACCCTGAAGCCCTTGGTTATACAATGCTTGCATTTATTTTAATTAAAGTAAAAGCTGGAAAGTATTCAGAAGTTGCCTCAAAACTTGTAAAATACCCAGAGATCATGGAAGTCTACGAGACAACAGGAGACTATGACATGGTAGTTAAGATAAGGACGAGAAACAGCGAGGAGTTGAATAATTTCCTTGACATGGTAGGTAGTATCGATGGAGTTGAAGGTACCCATACGATGATAGTTTTGAAGATACACAAAGAAACAACAGAACTTCCAATCAAATAA
- a CDS encoding 50S ribosomal protein L37e, whose amino-acid sequence MGSGTATFGKRNKTPTHIRCRRCGRRAFNIKKGYCAACGFGRSRRLRKYRWSKKWKKKKNVH is encoded by the coding sequence ATGGGTAGCGGCACAGCAACTTTCGGTAAAAGGAACAAGACACCAACTCACATTAGATGCAGGAGATGCGGTAGGAGAGCATTTAATATAAAGAAGGGCTACTGTGCAGCTTGTGGCTTCGGCAGAAGCAGGAGGCTTAGGAAGTATAGATGGAGCAAGAAGTGGAAGAAGAAAAAGAATGTTCACTGA
- a CDS encoding LSm family protein, protein MAERPLDVIHKSLDKDVLVILKKGFEFRGRLIGYDIHLNVVLADAEMIQDGEVVKKYGKIVIRGDNVLAISPTEEL, encoded by the coding sequence ATGGCTGAGAGGCCTCTTGATGTGATCCATAAGTCTTTGGATAAGGACGTACTCGTAATTCTCAAGAAAGGGTTCGAATTCAGGGGCAGGCTCATTGGGTATGACATTCACCTTAACGTCGTCTTAGCTGACGCAGAAATGATTCAAGATGGAGAGGTAGTGAAGAAGTATGGTAAGATCGTGATTAGAGGGGACAACGTATTGGCGATCTCTCCAACGGAAGAACTGTGA
- a CDS encoding HEAT repeat domain-containing protein encodes MRALSMERGFSIINIKQLRNDIKKWKIKEAINTLSLTKDKIEVLRELLRDKDSTIRGNTLFIIEKMVKEGYLKKEEVEELIDDIIALLKDPNERIALDAIKFLRYILENVELSDKNYNKVMEALMEVVSSGKGVLGEYAAEGLGILGVKISKLVRKIIKLLVSLIKGSKEREVQSAAMTALTEIASKSKDKEIVEEVMDEIMGFLDSEDKYLRERALSAIGRVVTTQRGRISKGLIDRVREKVSLFKSGGLEEKASEVLSALAAAEKESKQEEYRGYKIEQLLDMEKHEVVAEMAKENEEVLERVLEMLSSQDYIRKTDALWVISRIVDFLGPSRAYSILPTLGDLAKSKNPWVRSTAVKTLSNIYFLYPGTKNYIVSLLDLLLKSSDKKAVEAGLELIKEISTHSPTKDLFTAAIILTLKRLGDKDMRLPILRFYALTAENLLYLDRDILEAMFNKLNEIYKDATDEEKKIIISLLDLINTLLKKEEKA; translated from the coding sequence TTGAGGGCATTGAGTATGGAGAGAGGATTCTCAATAATAAACATTAAACAGCTTAGAAACGATATTAAAAAGTGGAAGATAAAAGAGGCTATTAACACATTATCATTAACAAAGGACAAGATAGAGGTACTCAGAGAACTTCTAAGGGATAAAGATAGTACAATTAGAGGAAACACTCTATTTATCATAGAGAAAATGGTAAAAGAAGGCTATCTAAAAAAGGAGGAAGTTGAAGAGCTAATTGACGACATAATTGCCCTACTAAAGGATCCCAATGAAAGAATCGCACTAGATGCAATAAAATTTCTAAGGTATATCCTAGAAAATGTAGAACTATCTGACAAGAACTACAATAAGGTTATGGAAGCACTAATGGAAGTCGTTAGTTCGGGGAAAGGAGTTCTAGGGGAATATGCCGCTGAAGGTTTAGGAATACTTGGTGTTAAAATATCAAAGCTTGTAAGGAAGATAATTAAGCTTCTCGTATCACTAATAAAGGGAAGTAAAGAAAGAGAAGTTCAAAGCGCCGCTATGACGGCGCTAACTGAAATAGCAAGCAAATCAAAGGATAAGGAAATCGTCGAGGAAGTTATGGATGAAATAATGGGATTCTTAGATTCAGAGGATAAATACTTGCGAGAGAGGGCTCTTTCAGCAATTGGAAGAGTCGTAACTACGCAAAGAGGGAGGATATCAAAAGGACTTATAGATAGGGTGAGGGAAAAAGTTAGCCTATTTAAAAGTGGGGGGCTCGAAGAAAAAGCTAGTGAAGTACTAAGTGCCCTTGCAGCAGCAGAAAAAGAGTCAAAACAAGAGGAATATAGAGGATATAAAATAGAACAATTGTTAGATATGGAAAAACATGAAGTCGTAGCAGAAATGGCAAAGGAAAACGAGGAAGTGCTTGAGAGAGTACTAGAAATGTTATCCTCCCAAGATTATATAAGAAAAACAGATGCTTTATGGGTGATTTCAAGGATAGTAGATTTCTTAGGCCCAAGTAGGGCCTATTCTATTCTTCCCACGTTGGGTGACTTAGCAAAAAGCAAGAATCCCTGGGTTAGAAGCACCGCAGTAAAAACATTATCAAACATATATTTCCTTTATCCCGGAACAAAAAATTACATAGTATCACTTTTAGATTTATTATTAAAGTCTTCGGACAAAAAAGCCGTTGAAGCTGGATTAGAACTTATCAAAGAGATATCAACGCATTCTCCAACAAAAGATCTCTTTACGGCTGCTATAATCCTAACACTAAAAAGGTTAGGGGATAAGGACATGAGGCTTCCAATCTTAAGATTCTACGCACTGACAGCCGAAAACCTCCTGTACTTAGATAGAGATATACTGGAGGCAATGTTTAACAAGCTGAATGAGATATATAAAGATGCTACTGACGAAGAAAAGAAGATAATAATATCCCTGTTAGACCTTATCAACACTCTACTTAAGAAGGAGGAAAAAGCATGA